From a region of the Besnoitia besnoiti strain Bb-Ger1 chromosome I, whole genome shotgun sequence genome:
- a CDS encoding hypothetical protein (encoded by transcript BESB_010600), whose product MTSINETVAVAAALSATPAAGAGVASQEESHHHTPKVKVEVPPVASVRLLRSLLSHYKACRFYLDANKKTLLAPSRVRGLHGLAAEKVLTGQSLATRQASRDSAVNQVEGTTCARDDCWCRSLVALKGSLAISLSPGSSVATFQDIYEEAQREAHLLRTGPQDQFTLREGLLSRAVLHCEFEVASGSLEVWPSSEALTDPADEILAQEHRAHVQRKLVESVRPEMEAAAKKAAAGPPEQASEERAAAPAPPQAKRDEAADARRAEHFQAKAADEQRRHFVFASSPDSGKLRSFEEAVKAVLRGPAGRELEGVGVKEPRRSGEAACGSPGYAELLLQQLLFLLWGPADATFTDEVLACRPSVWRSRLAACGACTTVKTMCCGARACREQGCCDCCIRKRIQVKELKTPGVGDAPSGGAASAGEHATGSVLKSNLEARHAEMEQNGLEFFDCTCSRFRSSVIPIVDNEVAGYLDEDSLLLPEDPSAKNRRKGSSEGGGEGEGKAADRLVKYTFAVSQSGESDSDDSWNYEPSSTSSSDDEDDDQTEYAAGGVSPLTPNQLMDLPASAPRRRLHQVAMPGTPTASSDRTHGETSFVGCAEQRGKETKALRGATRGARKSCQRASALNTADSVRHLGKQIDRAIELLGGSCVPFLNSVCPTDAHWMVSGAAFTNRTSAFGAATFSVSTSSSSMAFSCSESWEVLLLLKSSQRVSDTLARPLHGCVDLLLEEPASRSCTMNTHAAARAYDAEPQGRGRADADSRSHATTTWTCECPAHAIRDYSRRHVALPLWTQENASGSVHASPRDSTSAQQPADDGDCATREQHEEKEGSCRVEATGERSGCGSASPRSALNWWQRVTVRDELSLVETKRLEEGMEFRCFVGGGKVLGITQRFLQDYFPFLVKKRQLQEKVRRAIVSFVERVVVGAEGSEGVEGKDTRPPFLRRFVLDVYVQRKKKRDEETTEAEEPSCCFKCWILNVLPWGGKTDSLLFTWEELRTIAYTLGEPEDCAAEAGTGSGGLQAATRDTGTGVEGRMPQLRVIEHQGDADSSLRDGALQLPKELQDIASVAGAGGMQRGGPSLEDLLHDLQAAHSDALRSQKKHAAQAEKKK is encoded by the exons ATGACATCGATCAACGAAACTGTCGCCGTGGCGGCTGCTCTttcggcgacgccggccgcCGGAGCCGGGGTCGCCTCGCAAGAAGAATCGCACCATCACACCCCGAAAGTGAAGGTTGAGGTTCCTCCGGTAGCATCCGTCCGGCTCCTGcggtctctgctgtctcaCTACAAGGCTTGCCGCTTCTATCTGGATGCAAACAAGAAGACGCTTCTTGCGCCTTCCCGTGTCAGAGGGCTGCATGGCCTTGCCGCGGAAAAGGTGCTAACTGGACAGTCGCTGGCGACTCGTCAGGCCAGCCGAGATTCAGCAGTCAACCAGGTCGAAGGAACAACGTGCGCCAGAGATGACTGCTGGTGCAGATCTCTCGTAGCTCTGAAGGGCAGTCTGGCGATTTCTCTCAGTCCTGGGAGCTCCGTCGCAACTTTCCAAGATATTTACGAGGAGGCACAAAGAGAGGCCCACTTGCTGCGCACGGGGCCGCAGGATCAGTTCACTCTTCGAGAAGGTCTCCTTTCGCGGGCTGTGCTCCACT GTGAATTCGAGGTTGCCTCCGGCAGTCTCGAGGTCTGGCCGAGCTCTGAGGCGCTCACAGACCCCGCAGATGAGATCCTGGCTCAGGAGCACCGAGCCCACGTCCAGCGGAAGCTGGTAGAAAGTGTGCGCCCCGAGAtggaggcggctgcgaagaaggcTGCAGCCGGGCCGCCTGAGCAAGCGAGCgaggagcgcgccgccgcgcctgcgccgccgcaggcaaagagagacgaggcagctgacgcgcgccgcgccgagcacTTCCAGGCGAAAGCAGCCGACGAGCAACGCAGGCACTTCGTATTCGCTTCCTCCCCCGATTCCGGGAAACTTCGCTCCTTCGAGGAAGCTGTCAAGGCAGTTTTGCGGGGCCCTGCAGGGCGTGAACTCGAGGGAGTCGGAGTGaaagagccgcggcggagcgggGAGGCTGCATGCGGATCTCCAGGTTACGCGGAGCTTCTTCTACAGCAGCTTTTGTTCCTTCTGTGGGGCCCAGCTG ATGCGACGTTCACGGACGAAGTCCTTGCGTGCCGACCGTCTGTTTGGCGCTCCCGGTtggccgcgtgcggcgcctgcacCACTGTGAAAACTatgtgctgcggcgcgcgcgcatgcagagagcaAGGCTGCTGCGATTGCTGCATCAGAAAGCGCATCCAGGTAAAGGAACTCAAGACGCCGGGCGTGGGTGACGCCCCAagtggcggcgccgcgtccgcgggggAACACGCCACGGGGTCTGTTCTGAAGTCGAACCTGGAGGCGCGACATGCGGAGATGGAGCAGAACGGCTTGGAGTTTTTCGATTGCACATGCAGCAGGTTCAGGAGCTCGGTGATCCCGATTGTCGATAATGAAGTCGCAGGATACCTCGACGAGGACTCCTTGCTCTTGCCCGAGGATCCCTCGGCGAAGAATCGCCGGAAGGGGTcaagcgaaggaggcggagagggggagggaaAAGCCGCTGATCGCCTAGTCAAGTATACCTTC GCAGTATCGCAGAGTGGCGAGAGCGACAGTGACGATTCGTGGAACTATGAGCCCTCGTCGACTTCTTCATCGGATGACGAGGACGATGACCAGACAGAATATGCGGCAGggggcgtctcgcctctcacTCCGAATCAATTGATGGAtttgcctgcgtctgcgccgcgccgaaggcTCCACCAGGTGGCGATGCCGGGCACGCCGACTGCGAGTTCTGACAGGACGCACGGCGAAACAAGCTTTGTCGGGTGTGCAGAACAACGTGGAAAAGAGACGAAAGCACTTCGCGGGGCTacgagaggcgcgcgtaAATCTTGTCAGCGCGCGTCAGCCCTCAACACTGCCGACTCAGTGCGGCATCTCGGCAAGCAGATCGACCGGGCGATCGAGTTGCTTGGAGGGAGCTGCGTTCCTTTTCTCAACTCGGTCTGCCCGACGGACGCGCATTGGATGGTTTCAGGAGCGGCGTTCACCAATCGCACAAGCGCGTTTGGCGCCGCCACGTTCAGCGTCAGCacaagcagcagcagcatgGCGTTTTCCTGCTCTGAGTCCTGGGAAGTGCTTCTCCTCCTGAAAAGCTCCCAGCGCGTGAGCGACACGCTCGCGAGACCTCTGCATGGCTGCGTAGATCTGCTTCTCGAAGAGCCTGCCTCCCGCAGTTGCACGATGAACACGCACGCCGCTGCCCGGGCTTAtgacgcggagccgcaggggAGGGGCCGGGCGGACGCGGACTCTCGAAGCCACGCGACAACGACGTGGACTTGCGAATGCCCAGCGCATGCAATCAGAGACTACAGCCGACGCCACGTCGCTCTTCCACTGTGGACGCAAGAAAATGCGTCAGGGTCTGTCCATGCATCCCCCCGGGATTCGACGTCGGCGCAGCAACCGGCGGACGACGGAGATTGCGCGACCAGGGAGCAGCACGAGGAAAAAGAGGGAAGCTGCCGTGtcgaggcgacaggcgagaGGTCTGGCTGCGgctcagcgtcgccgcgcagtgCCCTGAACTGGTGGCAGCGTGTGACGGTTCGCGATGAGCTGTCGCTAGTGGAAACAAAGCGACTGGAAGAGGGCATGGAGTTCAGGTGCTTtgtcggcggcggcaaggTCCTGGGGATCACTCAGCGATTCCTCCAAGACTACTTCCCGTTCCTAGTCAagaagcggcagctgcaggagaaAGTCAGGCGCGCGATCGTGTCTTTCGTGGAGCGCGTAGTCGTTGGTGCCGAGGGCAGCGAAGGTGTGGAAGGTAAAGACACACGACCACCGTTCCTCCGACGATTCGTCCTCGATGTATACGTCcagcgaaagaagaaaagagacgaagaaacAACAGAAGCTGAAGAGCCGTCATGTTGCTTCAAGTGCTG GATTCTGAATGTTCTGCCTTGGGGCGGAAAAACTGACTCTCTCCTTTTCACGTgggaggagctgcggacgATCGCCTACACTCTGGGTGAGCCAGAGgactgcgccgcagaggcaggcacCGGCTCAGGTGGCCttcaggcggcgacgcgcgacacTGGAACCGGCGTTGAAGGACGcatgccgcagctgcgcgttaTAGAGCAccagggcgacgcagatTCTTCACTGAGAGACGGTGCCCTTCAGCTGCCAAAG